CCGTCAGCGTGGCCGACGAAGCCTTCCAGAGTTGGATTCCTCACTGGGATCAGAGCCTGCCGCCCCGCCGCTTCGATGGCTACGACATCTTCCTCAACCTGGTGGCGGCACTTACCTTTCTCTTCTTGCTGGGCCTTGTCACTGGCGGATCACGGCGAGATCGCGGCCCACGGCGGTGAAGGTCTCGATGGCGCGGTCGAGGTCGGCGCGCGAGTGAGCGGCCGAGATCTGGACGCGGATGCGGGCCTCGCCCTTGGGCACCACAGGATAGGAGAATCCCACCACGAAGATGCCTTGGCGGTTCAGCCGTCCGGCCATTTCCACGGTCCGCTTCTCATCCCCCAGCATGATGGGCACGATGGGGTGGATCCCGGGCTGAATCTCGAATCCCGCCTCGGTCATGCGTTCGCGGAAGTACCTGGTGTTCTCCTGCAGCCTGCGCACCAGCCGGGGTTCCTCTTCAACGATCTCCAGGGCCTTTAATGAACCGGCCGCCACCGAGGGCGCCACGGTGTTGGAGAAGAGATAGGGACGCGAGCGCTGGCGCAGCAGTCCGACGATTTCGCGGCGCGCGCTGGTGAATCCTCCCGAGGCCCCCCCCAGGGCTTTGCCCAGGGTGCCGGTGATGATATCGATGCGGTCTTCCAGCCCGAAATGTTCGGGAGTGCCGCGTCCGGTTTCGCCCAAGAATCCGGTGGCGTGGCATTCGTCGATCATGACCAGGGCGTCGTAGTCCTCAGCCAGATCGCAGATCTCCGGCAAGGGCGCCAGGTCTCCGTGCATGCTGAAGACGCCGTCGCTGGCGATGAGGCGGATGCGGGCGCCCTGAGCCTCCTCCAACTGCCCGCGCAGATCGTCCATGTCGGCGTGCTTGTAGATGCGCCGCTGAGCCTTGCAGAGGCGGACGCCGTCGATGATGCTGGCGTGATTGAGGGCGTCTGAAATAACGCAGTCCTCGGGTCCCAACAGGACCTCGAAGAGTCCCCCGTTGGCGTCGAAGCAGGAAGGGTAGAGGATGGTGTCTTCAGTACCCAGGAA
The DNA window shown above is from Acidobacteriota bacterium and carries:
- the kbl gene encoding glycine C-acetyltransferase, with protein sequence MYDVKVKTLLQGELDSIRESGLYKEERIITSAQGARVETKQGPAVNLCANNYLGLANHPEVVEAAQDALDSHGFGMSSVRFICGTQDLHKELEARISDFLGTEDTILYPSCFDANGGLFEVLLGPEDCVISDALNHASIIDGVRLCKAQRRIYKHADMDDLRGQLEEAQGARIRLIASDGVFSMHGDLAPLPEICDLAEDYDALVMIDECHATGFLGETGRGTPEHFGLEDRIDIITGTLGKALGGASGGFTSARREIVGLLRQRSRPYLFSNTVAPSVAAGSLKALEIVEEEPRLVRRLQENTRYFRERMTEAGFEIQPGIHPIVPIMLGDEKRTVEMAGRLNRQGIFVVGFSYPVVPKGEARIRVQISAAHSRADLDRAIETFTAVGRDLAVIRQ